DNA sequence from the Oreochromis niloticus isolate F11D_XX linkage group LG8, O_niloticus_UMD_NMBU, whole genome shotgun sequence genome:
CATCtgaaaaagcttttttaaagACTCTACAGAGTCAGAAAAGAGCTACCTCAGCTTTCTCCTTTGTCACAAGGTTGTTGCCACAGAGTAGCTCCACATGAGTTTTATAGCAGACGCTCTTCCTGACACAACACCAAAAGGGATTTTTGTCacagataaaacaaaaaagtgtatCATgtcaataaaatacatttacagtGTGTAAAACTGGAGTGAACCAGTTTAAAGAGCTGTGAAAACGCAAACTATGGACAAAAGTAGTTGAGGGTCAGGTATTGACAGCAACCTGGTACGTAAACGAGGCTCAGGTTGCTGTGGGAACTCCCAAGGTTACCTGAGCTTATAGCAGCACAACTAAGGAATGGTTTAAGGtgacctgatccagccctaattATAAGCTTCATCTAGAAGGAAAGTTTTGAGGCTAATCTAGAGAAGAGGGTGTTTGTTTGCTGATCCCAAACTGGTTCCACAGGAGACGGGTCTGAGCTGAAGGCTCCGCCTCCCATTCTACTCTTAGAAACCTGAAGAACCCCAAATCAGCCCACagtctgagagcgaagtgctctgtTGGGATAAGATGgcactatgaggtctttaagatataCTGAGGCCTGATCATTCAAGGCATTGCTTGAGGAGAAggcttttaaattaaattctgaATTTAATAGAAAGCCAATAAAGAGAAgctaatatgggagaaatatgctctctggTACTCTCGCTACAGCGTTCccgatcaactgaaggcttttcggAGCTTTTAGGGCAACTGGATAACAAAGAATTCCAGCAGTCCAGAGTAAATTTCAGCGTTGCATAAAATACTTCagatgatttctttttatacatTCAGTTTCCCATGTTGTAGGTAAGTGTGATGTTGATGGTGAGGCAGGAATATTTTCTAAAGAACACATAATTATGCTTCATTAAAGGACTAATTAGTACATCTGGTGCTGCTTAATGTGTGATGGTGGTTATAGCGCAGCATTAGGTAACTTAAGAGCTGCTTAAAAGTcacctcttttttctttattttctttttttttaagctctAGTCTGCCATCCACAGCACTAGTGTTAGTTCAAACAGCCAGTCACACATGACAGTGCGTAGGCTTCTAAGTTTCCCTGCAAACCACCGAGCCGCGGTCATTAACGCCTCATCCAGGACCTCCTTGCTGTCTGGCACTCGGAGAATGTTGTTTCACATTATGTGACACCGTGGGAATCTGAATGTTTTCAGTTACGTAAGCGAGCCTGCGATGAAGTTTGAGTTCATTCTACTTTCGCCTTTGTGTGCCTCAAGGTGATTGTGGATGTGGACGAGTGGCTCCACTTGTTGGTGGAGAGGAGCCATCCTGTACCCTTACGCAGTACAAGCACTAAATGGACTCAGTGGGCTGAGCTGGTGAAGGAGGTTGAATGAGTTTAAAAGCTCGATATAGCTCGGAAAGAGCGGATTTCAACTAATCTGCGGGAAATTTAGAGCACCAGTCACTGTAATCACATAATAGAtgtgtgatcagacagcctgaggGGGCCTGACTTCTTTCTGTCTAATTCACGGTTTTCAGGTCTGATGTGCTGTGACATTTTCGATTTAATTTTCAAGGCGGCACACGAAAGCCCAATTTGTCTGCTTTTTATATGTCACGATTGTGATGTATGATGCCTGAGCCATCGAAATTCTGTCCATTATCTGAAGTCATTTAAAGCTTTGATTGTTAAACGGTTGATTCACCCACTTTACATAAcagttttgggggggtttttgaGAATAATCAAGACACTGCATCCCTGAACTTctgtaaaaatacatttcaggAAAGagattttgcttttaaaaacttGCTCCAGAGTCTGTCAGCTTGACCCTTTTGGTTTACTAATCATCAGAGGAGATGTTGTGGATTTCCACTCCAGTTTATGGCGTCCTACTTTTTCCTTGAAACTTGTATTATCAATCGAGTGTCTGGATTAAGATGTTCCtccatgtttttgtttcatgtgcTTTCTTTTTGCTTCTAGTATGTGGAGGCCATCAGTAATAAGCAGAGTGAGTTGGATAACTACATCGCTGAGGGCTACAAGAACGCTCTGTctgaggagaggaggaggtacTGCTTCCTGGTGGACCGTCAGTGTGCCGTGGCCAAAAACAGCAGCGTCTACCACAACAAGGTGAGAagatatttgatatttttgaaTTACTGTTGCTCCTACGACACCATAATTTATGTTGTTCCAGAACCTGAAAAAACAAGAACTTTTATAGGTTTTtataagttttattttttttagttatctttgtttttacagtccCAAGGTTGTGACATCAAAACAACACGATTGGTCAGCTGCACTCATTATCTGCTTATTAATTGTTGTCATGGTAGGACCACATTCATAGCTCACTGGTAACTGAGGCATTTCCCAATAAGGGTAGAAGGGTAAAATGCTGTTTTAGGACTTCCAGTTGTGTAACAggtttgtattattgtagggtctataACTTCCAATATAAatcgccttgaggcaactgttgatgtgatttggcgctacagtatagaaataaaaataaataaaattgagttttgggggtttttcagCTTCATATTTGTATTcctgaaaacaaatgaaatagtTTTGATGCGCGGATGAAAATAATCATTACTTATCTCATAGTGAGTCTTTACGCAGCCCCTCAGTTCATCGTcttaaaaaaagatgtttaCCTTTAAGTTGTTACACCTTTAGGACCACCCACAGCTGTGTTTCTGAGATGACCAAGAAGTTGAAAAAAAGGCCAAAATTGAGCTTCGACCTTATTGTTTGGCTTCAGAGCCTCGGCGAAAGTATGAATGTATGTTCCAATATTCCCAAAGATTGGGAATATTGGATTTCACTCCAAATGAATGATCATGTTTTCTGACTATCTGCAACTTTTACCACACAAATCCAAACAGTGTTAGGAGAAGTGTGCCGCTTTAGCGTCTTCATTTACCAAATGCGCCGAccttctgtatttattcatgtattAATTCCATAAACAACCCTAAGGACGCCTCAGATGCATCAGCCAATCACGACTCTCTCCTGTATCACACTCCCTCACAAATggtaaaatgtgaaaatgttatGTCTGTTTTGTACGAATGTAAAATGTCAATTATTTAAAAGTGGCAAAGGGAAGTGCGAGAGGATGTAGAAGAGGAGGATGGGAGGGAGTGTGGAGGTCGGTGGGAGGGAGAGTGACCTACTTCTGCAAGAACACTTGGTTCAGACTcactgtgtgtgggtgtgaagtgtctgaatGGGTGATTGATAGACAGAGGGAGGAAGCACAGAAcacaaactgctgctgtgatgaTAAAACAGCCTTAAAAGAATAAATTAGAGGAGTTCACATTaattccctattttttttttaaattaagaaaaaatgTTCCCACTTTCAGCTTTTTCGGTGGATGTGAGGCTCTGAATGACTCTGATAGTTGAATTAACTCATGTGGTGATGATAATAATCAATTGTAGTCACCCTATTTATGCATAAATACATTCAGatttatgtaaatgtatttttggtGGTTTTGAAGCTCAGGACCAGGTAGTTGCTTCATACTCAGTATGTCGTTGTTTCTTTGGGTATTTGGTTGTAAGAGAATTAGAAATGAAATATAATCCTAAGTTATAGCTGCTTAGCTCCATTGAACCGATGAAACCCTGCAGGTCCGGTACTTCTTAGTTACCTTAAGGAGTACATGTACTGTGAGATGACTGCTGAAGCTCTCTGTTACTTTGGGAAATCTCGTGTTTTATTAGTTACTGTAGGCGAGTGGCTCTCTCGTGCTGTTGTCAATCAGCcgaaaagaaagaatgaaagaaaacagagcCGCCTTCTCCTTGTCGATTTTTGTCATCACTGCTAAAGCTCTGCCCACCTACGCTCCACCTTAACTATGTGAAAAGCTAACTCGGATTATTATGACTCATCTTTTTCGCCAACATCCACATGAACCGAGAAAGATTTTGATGAAAACACAAAGCTTTGCGTGGGTCGTACTTCATTCATCGCAATTTCACTGATGCAGGTACAAAAAGGAAGCGCTAACAGTGTTTCCTTCTGACCTGCTTTGTTCAGTGATAATTTAAGTTCCCTGAAACAACAAAAGCGTCTCTAACTCCAACACATCCTGCATTAACTGTGGATAATCTACATATGTTGTGTACTCACAGCCTTATAGCCACAGGAGGCGTGAACTGACACGGCCGTCTCTGAGCCCGTCGACCGAACTCTCTGTAGAGAACAAGTTTGAATCGCCACTTACATGATGTCACTTTATCAGTGCGAATTAGTTCTTGCTgcacttttttcctttgtgtatgtgtgagtttgTTTGATCATCCCACTCACACCCGGACACCTGACACTGTGGCCCACATGCGCTCAGCGGGGCCAGACAACCTTGGAACCACGCTGTGTTTATCCTCCACACCAGCCTGGCATGGTTAAAAGCTGTTTGCAGAGGAGATTCTGCTCGCCGTCTTTCTTTATTCATGAAAACTCAGAACTTCATCATTTATTCACTGATGACAAATGCAAATGAGAAGCATCTTTATGTAACTGAACTACTGTATAATGTATGGCTTTTCATCCCTCGTGGCCTGCGCTGACTGCgtgttctttctcctttttccttttccctttttcttgcATCACCTTTTGTCTGCTTggattatgtaaaaaaaaaaagtgttgctATATTGATGCCCACAGGGGAAAAAACACTTACAAAAGCGGCTTTATTTCAGAAGGTAAACAAACTAGAGAAATTTAAGTACACCCACAGCAAAAAGGGGCAAGCGCTGCtccaaagaaacagaaaaattaacGACTCACACTGTGGAGCTCCAGCTTTACCTGTTTATTGCGCCACAAAAAGTGATATTCACAGCACATCTGTgagcctttttttcctctttttttggccagttttttttcttacaaaaaaGGAATATTTTACTTCTTTCTGGAATATTACATAACTGTTTAAGTGGAATAATACAGCGCATGTGCAGAAGAAGTTGTAATGTGAGTACTGATTTTGGTGCACTCTGCTAGTACCCTTGCATTTCCTTTCAACTACAGAttcaaaagatttaaaactTGCACATTATTTTGACTACCAAGTATTTCTCATCTCTTTCTTTCAGGGGAAGGAGCTTTTAACTCAGAAGATCCCACTGTGGCAGCAGGCTTGTGCCGAGCCCAACAAACTGCCAGACCGTGCCATGTTTCTGGCCCAGCAGATGAGCGGTGCAACGGGCACCATGCCTCCTGGTGCTCATCACCCAGGCCTGCCCATCTCTGAGCCTATTCCTGGTGCTAAACCCCTGCCAGTGCCTCCAGAGCTGGCAGCCCTCAGGGCCAGCGGTGGCATGGGACAGCAGGTGAGTTCTTCCTCTGGCCTGATTTAGTTTGCCAAACACTGATACACCCGTGTGCTTTGTTTCTTCACACTCACTTAGTTGATGGAAATAAACATCTGTTAGTATTGTGTTCCACTGAGCTCATTGTGGGTTTGTTGTGAGAGAGAACTCAGGATTCAAGCTTAGACTCTACAATGTACAATAGACTGTATGTAAAGGATGGGTGCAGCCACCATGATGTCACTCACTGGTTAGTGAATTTCCGTTGTGAAGTTTTGAgctgttttcacattttctaGCCATTTGAAACTGGAGCACAGTTCAACGCTCATCAGCTAATCGACTTGCCCCAGAGTCGCCCCCTGCAGGCCGTTAGAAAAAATGCACCCAGAACCTATGTCAGTCTTTTTTTATAGAGTTTTAGTTTATGGCCACTTTCTAACTCTTGAGGTTTGAGAATGAGAAGCCCAGCCAGGCGGTCAGCTGCATCAGAGAATCCCTCAACACATCCTTACAAAATCTGGGTGAAGGTAAATGAAATCATTAGGAAACCATGCTGATGAGCTTGATGCACAGAAGAGGGCAGAGGTCCTTATATCCTCAGGCTCTTTTGCTCCCTGCCCCCTTCCTTCTCCTCCTGCAGGCTGAAAAATAAACCCAAACTTTCAAGATTCAAAGACTTCATCATTTTAATTACGGTGGTGCAGATTAGTAGAGTTTTATAACGGCAGACTAAATATACTTTGAAATTCTTTTTGCCGTCTTCCAGCTACTCCTTAAGCTTATCTTCAAATCGGCGTGAACTCAAATAGTGTTTTCACTAATCACAATTTCATGACCCAGATCTGCTCTCCTCCTTATCACTAATGAGCTGCAAGATGTTGCGTAACAGCCTTTTGTGacgtaatgagaaaaaaagtttgcattttAATTGCCTGTATGCAGAGGCTGATGGGAGGTGTGGAAGGAGGGATGCCTGTGATGAATGGTACGGCCGGCGTTCATGGAGGAGAAGACTACCAGCAGTGGATGGAGGGCAAAATCGCCCAGGGCAAAGCCTCACCGCAGACTCAGCGGCACGGAGGCGAGGTGTACTCCAACACCCTACCTGTGCGCAAGGCCGCGCCAGCCAAGAGCAAGACCACACTGAGTAAGGACACACACTGTGGGCTAAATTTATTCTGTTGTGGTGTTTAATCTAACATAAGTCCTGGCAATAATCACACTAACGCTGCACTTTTCTGCAGAGCAAGGATGCTGATGAAAGGACTTGTTAACTGACTTCACAatcttaaatgtattttaaaattaagaaaGGCTCAAAAGACTATACGCAATATAAAAGTGGCAAACGGTTTCTTCAGTCCTGCATGGCTGTTTTAGTTTTAGAGAACATTTGCAGTTTGGTTCAGTCTTATCAGCCTTATTTCAGCCCCAGCTAGCAGCTCTTTTCACAAAGAAAGCTCCACAGCGTCTCTCTGCACAGCAATAAACAGCAAAGTGATGACGAGACTTAGCTTCAAGAAGAAAGGAACCTCTAGCAGTCAAATATATAGCAGTCAGATATAGGTGAAAACACAAAAGAGCAAAGTCTGACGAAAAAAAACCGGACATAATTACAGCAGTAATATTCAAGAGGATAGAAAACGGCACTCTAAATAAATGGTTCTCTTTGTTTCCGACAGCTGGATATATAAAAAGACCATCGTTTGCTTGGCATAAGAATATTGCGAGCCAGTGTTATTTCAGGGCGGTGAGTTTGCCAGCTTGTTGTGGAGTTGTTCTGCTGTTTAGTGGCAAAATGAAAATATCTTGAAAAGCAAATTTAACTTGGCATTCAGCGTGCTTTTAATCACAGTGAATGTACTGGGAAAGTATATTTCCAGAAAAGAATTACTGCATCTCAGATATAGAAAAAGCTAATGAGATGACCCGGCTGCCACACACATGCTCAGTGCCGTTTTAATAAGAAAGAGGCCAAAGCAAGTGGGAATAGAAGGAGATGTGATAATAAAACCGAAGTAAGATGGTACATTTCTGAGTAAAAATAGATACAGAGGAGAATATTTCACAAAAATATGAAGCGCTACATTGAATAAAATCCCTGTAGACATTCTGTATGTTTCAAGCATCGTTAAGGGCTTTGTGGCAAAAACTGAAGTTTATGGCAGTGTGATAGCaactctcttcctcctcctcctcatctccaCAGCAGAGACCCGCACGCTGCCCCGGTCCAGCTCCATGGCAGCAGGTCTGGAGAGAAACGGAAGAACTCGTGTCCAGGCCGTCTTCTCCCATGCTGCCGGTGACAACAGCACGCTGCTCAGCTTCGCAGAGGGCGATGTGATTACCCTGCTGGTACCCGAGGCCCGTGATGGTTGGCACTATGGAGAGAATGAGAAGACAAGGATGTGAGtgcaaaataaaatgcagcaaaaAAGCGACAAATGAAGTTCTATCAGGGTCACTGTAGTCAAAGCTGAATCGTTATTTCCACCTGCAGTGATTTATATTCTGCCCAGTTGGGGAGAGGAGTGACAGAATAGAGGAATCTGCGACAAACAGACATAATGTTAAATAAGTCAGAAATAGCATGATTAGCATGAAGTGGAGGAGCTGGGGCGAAGAAGGGTTGCAAAATGGCTTGCAGAGGCAGCAGCAACTGcagactgcagatgaacagGTCAGCCAATGCTGTGAATttgatttttgtgttgtttacatCTGATGTCCTCCTTCTGCAGGCGTGGCTGGTTTCCCTTCTcctacacacgggtgatcactgATGGCGAAGGAGAC
Encoded proteins:
- the baiap2b gene encoding brain-specific angiogenesis inhibitor 1-associated protein 2 isoform X7, with translation MVLTDTPTRMSRTDEVHRITENVYKSIMEQFNPCLRNFIAMAKSYEKALTSVTYAAKGYFDALVRMGEMASESQGSKDLEEAAWDVLFQMAEVHRQIQIQLEEMLKSFHNELLTELEKKVELDARYLNAALKKYQMEHKSKGESLEKCQAELKKLRRKSQGSKHPSKYGDKEMQYVEAISNKQSELDNYIAEGYKNALSEERRRYCFLVDRQCAVAKNSSVYHNKGKELLTQKIPLWQQACAEPNKLPDRAMFLAQQMSGATGTMPPGAHHPGLPISEPIPGAKPLPVPPELAALRASGGMGQQRLMGGVEGGMPVMNGTAGVHGGEDYQQWMEGKIAQGKASPQTQRHGGEVYSNTLPVRKAAPAKSKTTLTETRTLPRSSSMAAGLERNGRTRVQAVFSHAAGDNSTLLSFAEGDVITLLVPEARDGWHYGENEKTRMRGWFPFSYTRVITDGEGDSMRQLRVHNLHHGKSSSTGNLLEREDMALPVPDYGIHSRMAAQSAAALHGRQQRPYSVAVPGFSQQGVEEYEPRFPTSSTEGKLISTV
- the baiap2b gene encoding brain-specific angiogenesis inhibitor 1-associated protein 2 isoform X6; protein product: MVLTDTPTRMSRTDEVHRITENVYKSIMEQFNPCLRNFIAMAKSYEKALTRDVLFQMAEVHRQIQIQLEEMLKSFHNELLTELEKKVELDARYLNAALKKYQMEHKSKGESLEKCQAELKKLRRKSQGSKHPSKYGDKEMQYVEAISNKQSELDNYIAEGYKNALSEERRRYCFLVDRQCAVAKNSSVYHNKGKELLTQKIPLWQQACAEPNKLPDRAMFLAQQMSGATGTMPPGAHHPGLPISEPIPGAKPLPVPPELAALRASGGMGQQRLMGGVEGGMPVMNGTAGVHGGEDYQQWMEGKIAQGKASPQTQRHGGEVYSNTLPVRKAAPAKSKTTLTETRTLPRSSSMAAGLERNGRTRVQAVFSHAAGDNSTLLSFAEGDVITLLVPEARDGWHYGENEKTRMRGWFPFSYTRVITDGEGDSMRQLRVHNLHHGKSSSTGNLLEREDMALPVPDYGIHSRMAAQSAAALHGRQQRPYSVAVPGFSQQGVEEYEPRFPTSDDPPCEPAVEAPAKPPLSDDEDEIEEDHFDEAHYDSLEKTSSPPGDF
- the baiap2b gene encoding brain-specific angiogenesis inhibitor 1-associated protein 2 isoform X10; the protein is MVLTDTPTRMSRTDEVHRITENVYKSIMEQFNPCLRNFIAMAKSYEKALTSVTYAAKGYFDALVRMGEMASESQGSKDLEEAAWDVLFQMAEVHRQIQIQLEEMLKSFHNELLTELEKKVELDARYLNAALKKYQMEHKSKGESLEKCQAELKKLRRKSQGSKHPSKYGDKEMQYVEAISNKQSELDNYIAEGYKNALSEERRRYCFLVDRQCAVAKNSSVYHNKGKELLTQKIPLWQQACAEPNKLPDRAMFLAQQMSGATGTMPPGAHHPGLPISEPIPGAKPLPVPPELAALRASGGMGQQRLMGGVEGGMPVMNGTAGVHGGEDYQQWMEGKIAQGKASPQTQRHGGEVYSNTLPVRKAAPAKSKTTLTETRTLPRSSSMAAGLERNGRTRVQAVFSHAAGDNSTLLSFAEGDVITLLVPEARDGWHYGENEKTRMRGWFPFSYTRVITDGEGDSMRQLRVHNLHHGKSSSTGNLLEREDMALPVPDYGIHSRMAAQSAAALHGRQQRPYSVAVPGFSQGVEEYEPRFPTSTGPDYARF
- the baiap2b gene encoding brain-specific angiogenesis inhibitor 1-associated protein 2 isoform X8; the protein is MVLTDTPTRMSRTDEVHRITENVYKSIMEQFNPCLRNFIAMAKSYEKALTSVTYAAKGYFDALVRMGEMASESQGSKDLEEAAWDVLFQMAEVHRQIQIQLEEMLKSFHNELLTELEKKVELDARYLNAALKKYQMEHKSKGESLEKCQAELKKLRRKSQGSKHPSKYGDKEMQYVEAISNKQSELDNYIAEGYKNALSEERRRYCFLVDRQCAVAKNSSVYHNKGKELLTQKIPLWQQACAEPNKLPDRAMFLAQQMSGATGTMPPGAHHPGLPISEPIPGAKPLPVPPELAALRASGGMGQQRLMGGVEGGMPVMNGTAGVHGGEDYQQWMEGKIAQGKASPQTQRHGGEVYSNTLPVRKAAPAKSKTTLTETRTLPRSSSMAAGLERNGRTRVQAVFSHAAGDNSTLLSFAEGDVITLLVPEARDGWHYGENEKTRMRGWFPFSYTRVITDGEGDSMRQLRVHNLHHGKSSSTGNLLEREDMALPVPDYGIHSRMAAQSAAALHGRQQRPYSVAVPGFSQGVEEYEPRFPTSSTEGKLISTV
- the baiap2b gene encoding brain-specific angiogenesis inhibitor 1-associated protein 2 isoform X9, which encodes MVLTDTPTRMSRTDEVHRITENVYKSIMEQFNPCLRNFIAMAKSYEKALTSVTYAAKGYFDALVRMGEMASESQGSKDLEEAAWDVLFQMAEVHRQIQIQLEEMLKSFHNELLTELEKKVELDARYLNAALKKYQMEHKSKGESLEKCQAELKKLRRKSQGSKHPSKYGDKEMQYVEAISNKQSELDNYIAEGYKNALSEERRRYCFLVDRQCAVAKNSSVYHNKGKELLTQKIPLWQQACAEPNKLPDRAMFLAQQMSGATGTMPPGAHHPGLPISEPIPGAKPLPVPPELAALRASGGMGQQRLMGGVEGGMPVMNGTAGVHGGEDYQQWMEGKIAQGKASPQTQRHGGEVYSNTLPVRKAAPAKSKTTLTETRTLPRSSSMAAGLERNGRTRVQAVFSHAAGDNSTLLSFAEGDVITLLVPEARDGWHYGENEKTRMRGWFPFSYTRVITDGEGDSMRQLRVHNLHHGKSSSTGNLLEREDMALPVPDYGIHSRMAAQSAAALHGRQQRPYSVAVPGFSQQGVEEYEPRFPTSTGPDYARF
- the baiap2b gene encoding brain-specific angiogenesis inhibitor 1-associated protein 2 isoform X5 — translated: MVLTDTPTRMSRTDEVHRITENVYKSIMEQFNPCLRNFIAMAKSYEKALTKEAAWDVLFQMAEVHRQIQIQLEEMLKSFHNELLTELEKKVELDARYLNAALKKYQMEHKSKGESLEKCQAELKKLRRKSQGSKHPSKYGDKEMQYVEAISNKQSELDNYIAEGYKNALSEERRRYCFLVDRQCAVAKNSSVYHNKGKELLTQKIPLWQQACAEPNKLPDRAMFLAQQMSGATGTMPPGAHHPGLPISEPIPGAKPLPVPPELAALRASGGMGQQRLMGGVEGGMPVMNGTAGVHGGEDYQQWMEGKIAQGKASPQTQRHGGEVYSNTLPVRKAAPAKSKTTLTETRTLPRSSSMAAGLERNGRTRVQAVFSHAAGDNSTLLSFAEGDVITLLVPEARDGWHYGENEKTRMRGWFPFSYTRVITDGEGDSMRQLRVHNLHHGKSSSTGNLLEREDMALPVPDYGIHSRMAAQSAAALHGRQQRPYSVAVPGFSQQGVEEYEPRFPTSDDPPCEPAVEAPAKPPLSDDEDEIEEDHFDEAHYDSLEKTSSPPGDF